CAAGAACAAGGTCACTTCATTCAGCAAGCGGTCCGGAGAACCGGCACCTTTAATAATTAACGACTGAGAATGGCGGCGAAGACGTTCTTCTTCATCACGGCTGAGGTCTCGCCCTGTATAGACGATGACCGGCGGGTGAGATGAGTTTTCATCAATCGAGAGTTTATCTAGAAACTCAAAACCAGACATATCCGGCAAAGTAAGGTCCATAATCAGCGAATCGAAAGATTCATTTTTCAGGCGATCTAGACCTTCTCTCGCAAGTCCCACCGTCACAACTTCGATTTGCTTATCTTCCACCAGGCGAGCAATTGCCTCACGCTGAACCTGATCGTCTTCAACGATCAGAACGCGTTTAATTCCCTGCTGAAGCTTATCTTCAATTTTCTTAAATGCGGACTTAAGCTCTTCACGCTTCACCGGTTTCAGCATGTATCCCAGGGCGCCCATATGCAAAGCTTGCTGAGAAAAATCGTATCCTGAAATGACGTGGACTGGAATATGGCGCGTCGCTGGATTTCGCTTCAGGCTGTCGAGAACATACAGTCCGCTATGATCCGGCAAATGCATATCCAAAAGCACTGCCTGCAAAGAATAGGCGGAGGCGAGGTCAATCGCGTCGTCGGCAGTCCCCGTGACGATCGCTTTAAACTCACTTTCATGGGCAAGTTCGTATAAAATTTTTGCGAACTTCTCGTCGTCTTCAACGATAAGAACAACGCGGTCCTTATCCTTGATTTCCTTGCGGTCGTCGGCAAACATATTTGGCTCGAGAACCTTCTTTTTCTCGGCGTTGTTTTTCTGCGGTACAATGCTCGGCCCCTGCTTCGAACGTGCGACGGTCTCGAGCGGCGGAATGGATGGCGATATTTCCGCCGTTGCTTGAATTGCGTGAACGTAGCTCACTGGCAAATTCAAACCAAACTGACTGCCTTTGCCAGCTTCACTGGTCACAGAGATTTCACCGCCCAAGAGATGCGCCAAATCACGTGAGATCGCAAGACCTAATCCCGTGCCACTGTACTTGCGGCTGTCCGTCCCGTCGGCTTGCCGGAAGGCTTCGAAAATCACCTCTTGCTGTTCCTTGGCAATGCCGATGCCAGTATCAGCGACAGTAAATAAAACCCGATCCACACCGATACGGCGAACGCTCAGAGCCACCTGCCCTTGATGAGTAAACTTGATTGCATTCGATAAAAGGTTCTTCAGAATCTGTTCAAGACGCAAACGGTCCGTGAAAATGTTTTCTGGAGAATCCTCGGACTGATTCATAACCAGATCCAGTTTTCTCTCCATCGCCAGAGGATTAAAGGTATTACGAAGAGAATTCACAATATCGCTGATTTTAAACTTCTCAGGGTGAATATCGAGTTTACCCGATTCTACTTTCGAGAGATCTAAAATATCGTTAATCAGATTCAAGAGATCATTTCCAGAACTCACAATCTGTTGAGCAAATTCAATTTGCTTTGGTGTCAGGTTTTTTTCTTTGTTATCAGCCAAAAGCTTAGCAAGGATCATGGAGCTATTCAGCGGGGTGCGAAGCTCGTGGGACATATTCGCCAGGAACTCGGATTTGTACTGACTCACCCGGGAAAGCTCGCCGGCCTTCTCTTCGAGTCCTTCGCGAACTTGCAGAAGCTCTTCGTTTTGGTGACTGAGAACTTCACGTTGTTTTTCAAGCTCTTCAGTTTGCTCTTCGAGCTGGGTGTTGGTTTGCTCAAGCTCCGCATGCTGAGCTTCAAGACGGGTTTGCGTTTCTCTTAGCAGTTTCGTTTGCTCTTCAAGCTCCTCGTTGCTGACGCGCAGTTCTTCTTGCTGTGCCTGAAGTTCTTCAGCTTGATTTTGTAAATCTGAATACAAGCGCGCCAACTTCTCGCGATAGATCGCTGAAGTTATAGCTGTGCTGACATTGGCGGAGACATCCGCCAACAGCTCTTCACCGCGCCGTGGGAGTGGCGCATAGAAACCAAGCTCCATAACCACGTTCACATCACCATCAGATTTAAAAGGAACCACCACCACATGGTGCGGACGTTTGTCTCCGAGACCGGTTTTAATTTTAACATAGTCCGCGGGAACTTCCTGAAGCTTCAGTAGCTTGTTGGAAGAGGCCGCTTGACCCAGCAAGCTTTCGCCCATTTTAAAGCGGATCTGCTTTGCTTTCCCAATATCCGCAATAGCGTAGTTTGCCTGATTTTCAAAAACGCCATCCTCATTGGCGACATACAAGAGCCCCACCTGGGCGCCTAAATACTCACAAAGATATTTCAAAACCGCCGCACCGAGATCCGCGACATTCATATCCCCCAGCATCCGCTGACTGACTTCCGAACGGCCAATATCAAGCCATTGCTGCTCTTCAAGCCGGAAGTTCTGATCCATCTGAACCTTGAGCGATCCCTCGTAGGTGTCAGACAAATTCATCAACTGGCGCCGACCGAAGAACGCGATGATCACACCAAAAATCAAACTCAACGCGACGATAATACCTAAAGTCACTTTTGTCGTTGTATTGCTGTTGTCGTTTCTTTTCTGACGAAGGAGATCTTCGGTATTAATGAACTCCGTGATTGTGGAACGGATTCCATCCATGATCTCTTTGCCAGCGCCCTCAGAAACAGAGTTGGTTGCTTGCGCCTTGCCTCCCCCGGCTGCCCGGCGAGTCTGCAAAATACCTTCGGCAAAGTTTTGCCAGCGCAAACGAGCGTCTTCGATGGACGCTATTTTGGCAGCTTGGCCGGGATTATCCTTCACGAAGTCCTTGAGGGAAGAAAGCTCTTCCGGCAATTTTTGCTGAGCCCGCTTGTAAGGCTCGAGAAAGCTGTCTTGGCCGGAGATCACAAAACCACGCACTCCGGTTTCAGAGTCGATCAACAACTTTTCTACGTGGTACGCCTTGCCAATAGCCTGAGTCGAATGATCGGCCAATTGATTCGTTTCCAATAGAACAAAAATAACCCAAACAAAGAGAACCCCGCTGAGAACGGAAAGAAAGAGCGGCAAAGACACGTTTCTTGCCAGCATTTTACGAAAAACTTGTTGGTCCACAGTCTTCTGCATTCAGCCTCTACCTTTTCGAAATTTCTTAGTTTTTTCTAAAACCAATCGCTGGCGCGGTCAAACCTTCGGCTTAAGATTCTCTTGAGGCGCATTCTGCTTTCAAGCACTTAGAACAGATTTGAATTTTTCTTCACATCAACTTCATAAGGAATTTAATGTGTTTCCAAGCATGACCCCTCTTGTAAGAAGTTCTGCTGCGTTAGAATTGTCGTTTTACTCTGCCAATTGGTATGATAGTTCTGTCACATCCTTAGGATTTAGGAGACGCCATGAACTTGTTTTCATTAAGAAACGGATTTTGGATGGCGCTGGCGCTGACAGTCTTAGTGGGAAGCGTTTTTGATTTCATCGCGCTTCGCCAGTCGGACATAACCGAGAGCACCGGCCAAATGGTCGTTTTGAGCTATCAAGTTATTAATGAAGCCAGCCACATCGATCAAGATTTTGAAAGACTGCAAAGATCACTGAAATCTCCCCCCGTTGAATCCGCTCCTTTGATAGAATCCCTAAAAAAGCGTCTTGCAAAACTCCAGACACTGACGGCCGAAAACCCGGCTCAACAGGCCGAGGTCGCCCGCTTAAACACTCTTCTGCCTCTCAACGAGGACAATGAAGTTCAAGCGCTGTCGCCAGAGCAGCAGTCTTTGATTTTACATAGCCTCAATAAAATTGATGAGACAGAAGAAAACCTTCTGAAGGATCGCCTCGAAAGTGATCGAGTACAGAACAATAACGCCCGCATTCAGGTGCTGATTGCGTCGATCGTCGATATTCTTTTGCTCGCAATCATAGGGATTGTCTGGGTGCTCTATGCGCGCCATCGCCGCCGCACCGAAAAAACTCTGACTGAAGCTATTCAGTCGATCAGTAAAGCGAACTTCGAGTTAGAACAAGCAAGTCTTTCTAAAACCCATCTTTTAAAGGCCACGGCTCATGACCTACGAAACCCGCTGGGTTCAATTCAAGGCTTAGCCGATCTCATCTCTGAAGAGACCTCGCACCCGACTGTCACCGAATTGACAGGTATTATCCGTCAGGTGTCGGCGCAAACTCTGGGGCTTGTGAACCAGTTGATGGATCCTAAGGCGCTCACAACGGGCAAGCCCTCTCAGCAGGTTGCGGATTTTGATATGGTGAAGTGCATTGAGGACGTCTGCCTTGCCCAACAGCCGCTGGCCCTGCGCAAGAATCAGCGTATTGTTTTTACCCCTGAAGCAAAGTCACTCATCATGGCAGGTGACAGCAGTAAAATTTGGGATCTTTTCGTCAACCTTATCGGCAATGCCGTTAAATTTTCTCCGATCGGCAGCGAGATCACTCTCAGGGCTTTTAAAGAAAATCAGTTTGTCGTTGTTGAAGTTGAGGATCAGGGCCCTGGGATATCTCCAGAAGATCGCGCCAAAGCATTCCAGAAGTACCAACGCTTGACCGCTCAGCCGACCGCCGGTGAAGCCTCGAGTGGGCTCGGACTCTTTTTGGTAAAAGAAATCGTCGATGCTCATGATGGTATCATCGAAATTCAGGACGCCCGCAATGGCAGCGGCGCCCGCTTTATCGTGAAACTGCCGGCGTCACTTCCGCGTCGTATCAGCCTTGACCCGGGCCCATCGATTGGTATTTAACCCCAGCAAATAGTAAATCGGACAGAAACCGATAATACCTGTCAGAAGTGGAATCACTCCGATCAAGTACCAGCCGTTAACTTGATTGTTTTGAAACGCGAGAATGCAAAGAACAGTACCGACGACGATTCGGATCCAGCGGTCGATGGGATGCAAGTTGATATGCATGTGGGAACGAATAAAGCGCGGTTCCATAAATCCCCCCTGAATGAGACTTATTTTATATGGAAACCGCGCTCGGTCAGTGTCTTATTTTAAGGAAATACGCCGTAACTAAATACTAGTGATCGTGGCTTGGAGCCGCGCACTGGCCTTGGTATTGGCACTTGATCAACATATCACGAAGCTGCATGAGCTCGCTCAGACTGTTTTCCATATCCATTTCAAAACCGGCTGCTTTTGCACCTTTTGGCGCGATCGCAACGTATTTTTGAACATTGGAAAATTGCGACTTATCATAGTCGGCTTGATAGTCATGAAGAGCGATATCTTTAGAAAGAGATTTCTGGAAGCGAAGACGTTGATCACGCGCTTTTGCAATAGCGCTCTTTAAATCTTTCCAGCATTTTACCTCACCAACGAGAACCGCTTTTTTAGTCGTTTTTTCGAAAATAACGACATCTAATTCACCGATGGTGCGAGTGGCATCACCGTATTCAATGCCATTGATGATTTCATATTGAGAAGCAGGATAAGCTTTTTGCAATTCAAGGCGAGAAACCTGTTCGCAAACTGTCCCTACGACTTCGTAGTTAAGACCAGAATCGCGCAATTGCTCAAAGAGATCTTGGATAGGTGCCGCATTGGCAGTGAGAGAAAGAAGAACGAGAACAACAGATAGAACTTGGGCACGGACAATAGCCATGTCTTTAACTCCTTGTAGTCAAACATTTGCGGTGTTTGGTAGAAACGCCGGGCCTATTCCCGGTATATACAAAGTACTGATCGCGTCTTAGCAGGCCGAACTCGCGAAGCACAAGTTAAAAAAACCATTATTTGGGATTTTTTGAAAAAATTGACATCCTTTTAACGAGGTTTTACCTTTTGCGGACAGAGGTTTGCATGAATTTAAAAGCATTAATCCGTGATGTTCCCGATTTTCCGAGCAAAGGCGTTTTGTTTCGCGATATCTCCCCGCTTTTGAAAAATCCGGAAGCACTTGATTTCGTCGCCCATAAAATGGTTGAAGGCGTGGACCTCTCAAAGATTGAGTATTTTGCAGGCATTGAATCCCGCGGTTTTATTTTAGCTATGCTGCTTGCGACGACTCATAAAAAAGGTTTCTTGCCGATCCGTAAAGCGGGCAAGCTCCCACCACCTGTTTTAAAAACCAGCTATGATCTCGAGTACGGCAAGGCGACGATCGAACTCCCACCAGGCACGGGCCACGTGATGATCGTGGACGATGTGCTCGCAACCGGTGGCACTCTGCAAGC
The sequence above is drawn from the Bdellovibrionales bacterium genome and encodes:
- a CDS encoding response regulator, yielding MQKTVDQQVFRKMLARNVSLPLFLSVLSGVLFVWVIFVLLETNQLADHSTQAIGKAYHVEKLLIDSETGVRGFVISGQDSFLEPYKRAQQKLPEELSSLKDFVKDNPGQAAKIASIEDARLRWQNFAEGILQTRRAAGGGKAQATNSVSEGAGKEIMDGIRSTITEFINTEDLLRQKRNDNSNTTTKVTLGIIVALSLIFGVIIAFFGRRQLMNLSDTYEGSLKVQMDQNFRLEEQQWLDIGRSEVSQRMLGDMNVADLGAAVLKYLCEYLGAQVGLLYVANEDGVFENQANYAIADIGKAKQIRFKMGESLLGQAASSNKLLKLQEVPADYVKIKTGLGDKRPHHVVVVPFKSDGDVNVVMELGFYAPLPRRGEELLADVSANVSTAITSAIYREKLARLYSDLQNQAEELQAQQEELRVSNEELEEQTKLLRETQTRLEAQHAELEQTNTQLEEQTEELEKQREVLSHQNEELLQVREGLEEKAGELSRVSQYKSEFLANMSHELRTPLNSSMILAKLLADNKEKNLTPKQIEFAQQIVSSGNDLLNLINDILDLSKVESGKLDIHPEKFKISDIVNSLRNTFNPLAMERKLDLVMNQSEDSPENIFTDRLRLEQILKNLLSNAIKFTHQGQVALSVRRIGVDRVLFTVADTGIGIAKEQQEVIFEAFRQADGTDSRKYSGTGLGLAISRDLAHLLGGEISVTSEAGKGSQFGLNLPVSYVHAIQATAEISPSIPPLETVARSKQGPSIVPQKNNAEKKKVLEPNMFADDRKEIKDKDRVVLIVEDDEKFAKILYELAHESEFKAIVTGTADDAIDLASAYSLQAVLLDMHLPDHSGLYVLDSLKRNPATRHIPVHVISGYDFSQQALHMGALGYMLKPVKREELKSAFKKIEDKLQQGIKRVLIVEDDQVQREAIARLVEDKQIEVVTVGLAREGLDRLKNESFDSLIMDLTLPDMSGFEFLDKLSIDENSSHPPVIVYTGRDLSRDEEERLRRHSQSLIIKGAGSPDRLLNEVTLFLHNVESKLQPDRQKMLDALRSREKTFDKRNIMIVDDDIRNVFALTAALEQKGAHIIIARDGKEALDKLNEKPRVDMVLMDIMMPVMNGYDAMKEIRKQERFKKLPIIALTAKAMKDDRDLCLNAGANDYLAKPVDMDKLISLMRIWMSNTDGKGAV
- a CDS encoding adenine phosphoribosyltransferase, producing the protein MNLKALIRDVPDFPSKGVLFRDISPLLKNPEALDFVAHKMVEGVDLSKIEYFAGIESRGFILAMLLATTHKKGFLPIRKAGKLPPPVLKTSYDLEYGKATIELPPGTGHVMIVDDVLATGGTLQAAIDLSTQAGYKVEEVAVLINLTFLNQMKFNSAAVRSVLQY
- a CDS encoding DUF2892 domain-containing protein: MHINLHPIDRWIRIVVGTVLCILAFQNNQVNGWYLIGVIPLLTGIIGFCPIYYLLGLNTNRWARVKADTTRK